The following coding sequences lie in one Benincasa hispida cultivar B227 chromosome 6, ASM972705v1, whole genome shotgun sequence genomic window:
- the LOC120080595 gene encoding DNA mismatch repair protein MSH7, with amino-acid sequence MQRQKSLLSFFQKSPSDNRSSDGAASPISQRLTRFPPKPSVAGLEQSAIQTTADPSLEIRGTDTPPEKVPRQILPAIEKNRGSSLFSSIMHKFVRADDKRKANERDEVQKDFSHNEVRKDSSQLPSISGKVNDPKEFSKLDIASRHHGKLNDANLNGHRGSVLDIESDDDIAGPETPGMRSSISRLKRSQEVSFVDGSGDSLQDSTKRIKLLQDSLNKIHNEVSDATSKFEWLNPSQVRDANRRRPDHPLYDKKTLYIPPDVLKKMSASQKQYWNVKCQYMDILLFFKVGKFYELYEQDAEIGHKELDWKMTLSGVGKCRQVGVPESGIDDAIQKLVACGYKVGRVEQLESSDQTKTRGANSVIPRKLVQVVTPSTKADGDIGPDAVCLLAIKEESCGLENNSIAYGFAFVDCAALKFWTGSIKDDASFAALGALLMQVSPKEIIYEARGLSKETQKVLKKYSPTGSTALEFTSGSQVTNFLETSEVKLLIQSKGYFKGSLNLWNHATESTVHDDIALCALGGLINHMSRLMLDDVLRNGDLLPYQVYRGCLRMDGQTMVNLEIFRNNDDGGPSGTLYKYLDNCVTSSGKRLLRLWICHPLKDVEEINNRLNVVEELMAQSEVMVLLGTTYLRKLPDLERLLGQIKATVQSSASLVLPLIRKKLQKRRVKLFGSLVKGLKTGLDLLIQVQKEGCIISLPKVVKLPQLSGNGGLNQFLTQFEAAVDSEFPDYQNHDVTDSSAERLSILIEFFVERATEWSEVIHALNCIDVLRSFAVIAHTSRGSMSRPLILPQSNNSTLSPEKQGPVLKIKGLWHPYALVESGETPVPNDIILGPDQDGYHPRTLLLTGPNMGGKSTLLRSTCLAVVLAQLGCYVPCETCTFSVVDTIFTRLGATDRIMTGESTFLVECSETASVLQHATQDSLVILDELGRGTSTFDGYAIAYAVFRQLIEKVNCRLLFATHYHPLTKEFASHPHVMLQHMACTFNDHELIFLYRLRSGACPESYGLQVATMAGIPGRVVEAASRASQMMKQTIRENFKSSEQRSEFSTLHEEWLKTLITVSEFRGNDLDENDAFDTLFCLWYELKRSYQC; translated from the exons ATGCAGCGCCAGAAATCTTTGCTATCCTTCTTCCAAAAATCTCCGTCCGATAATCGGAGCTCTGATGGCGCTGCCTCCCCCATCAGTCAGCGGCTCACTCGCTTTCCGCCGAAACCAAGCGTTGCCGGTTTGGAGCAGTCGGCTATCCAGACCACTGCGGATCCTTCCCTGGAGATTAGAGGAACCGACACTCCGCCGGAGAAGGTGCCTCGCCAGATTTTGCCGGCGATTGAGAAGAACAGAGGTTCTTCACTCTTTTCAAGCATCATGCACAAATTTGTACGAGCCGATGATAAACGTAAGGCGAATGAGAG GGACGAGGTTCAAAAAGATTTCTCTCACAACGAGGTTCGAAAAGATTCTTCTCAGTTACCTTCCATTTCTGGTAAGGTTAATGATCCAAAAGAATTTTCGAAACTAGATATAGCTTCTAGGCATCACGGTAAACTCAACGATGCAAATTTAAACGGACATAGAGGATCTGTCTTGGATATTGAAAGCGACGATGACATTGCTGGACCAGAAACACCTGGCATGCGATCTTCTATCTCTCGTTTGAAGAGATCTCAAGAGGTTTCTTTTGTGGATGGCAGTGGTGATTCTTTGCAGGATAGTACCAAAAGAATTAAACTCCTTCAGGACTCTTTGAACAAGATTCACAATGAAGTTTCTGACGCAACTAGCAAATTTGAGTGGCTCAATCCCTCTCAAGTTAGAGACGCTAACCGTAGAAGGCCTGACCATCCTCTGTATGATAAAAAAACACTATACATACCACCTGACGTCCTGAAGAAAATGTCAGCATCACAAAAACAATACTGGAATGTGAAATGTCAATATATGGACATTTTGCTTTTCTTCAAAGTG GGGAAGTTCTATGAGTTATATGAACAAGATGCTGAAATTGGTCACAAGGAGCTTGATTGGAAAATGACATTAAGCGGTGTTGGGAAATGTAGGCag GTTGGTGTTCCTGAGAGTGGAATTGATGATGCCATTCAAAAACTTGTTGCTTGCGG TTATAAAGTTGGGAGAGTTGAGCAGTTGGAATCTTCAGATCAAACAAAAACCAGAGGTGCAAATTCT GTGATACCCAGGAAATTGGTGCAGGTTGTCACTCCATCAACCAAGGCCGACGGTGACATTGGGCCTGATGCTGTTTGTTTGCTTGCCATCAAAGAG GAGAGCTGTGGGCTGGAGAATAATTCAATTGCATACGGGTTTGCATTTGTTGATTGTGCTGCTTTAAAATTTTGGACTGGTTCTATCAAAGATGATGCTTCGTTCGCTGCTTTGGGTGCGCTCTTGATGCAA GTGTCTCCAAAGGAAATAATATATGAAGCTAGAG GACTATCTAAAGAAACACAAAAAGTTCTCAAGAAGTACTCTCCAACTG GCTCCACTGCTCTAGAATTCACATCAGGGTCTCAAGTGacaaattttttagaaacttCAGAGGTTAAACTTTTGATCCAGTCTAAAGGATATTTTAAAGGCTCCTTGAATTTGTGGAATCATGCAACCGAAAGCACAGTCCATGATGACATTGCTCTATGTGCACTTGGAGGACTTATTAATCACATGTCAAGGCTGATg TTAGATGATGTCTTGCGGAATGGAGATTTACTGCCATACCAAGTATACAGAGGCTGCCTAAGAATGGATGGACAAACGATGGTTAATCTTGAAATTTTCAGAAACAATGATGATGGTGGTCCATCAG GTACACTGTACAAGTATCTTGATAACTGCGTGACATCATCAGGAAAGAGGCTTTTGAGGTTATGGATCTGTCATCCTCTTAAAGATGTTGAAGAGATAAACAATAGGCTTAATGTGGTTGAAGAACTGATGGCACAATCTGAAGTTATGGTACTTCTTGGCACCACCTATCTTCGCAAGCTTCCGGACTTGGAGAGGTTGCTTGGACAGATTAAGGCTACTGTCCAGTCATCTGCTTCTCTTGTATTACCATTGATTCGAAAAAAGTTACAGAAACGGCGG GTTAAACTATTCGGGTCTCTGGTGAAGGGCCTCAAGACTGGATTGGATCTATTAATTCAAGTCCAGAAGGAAGGTTGCATTATTTCTCTACCAAAAGTAGTTAAACTTCCACAGCTCAGCGGCAATGGCGGGCTTAATCAATTCCTCACTCAATTTGAAGCAGCTGTAGATAGCGAGTTTCCAGATTATCAG AACCACGATGTAACGGATTCCAGTGCCGAAAGACTCTCTATACTGATTGAGTTTTTTGTAGAAAGAGCTACTGAATGGTCTGAAGTAATCCATGCCCTCAATTGTATTGATGTGCTGAGATCATTTGCAGTCATTGCTCATACGTCTAGAGGGTCCATGTCTAGGCCTCTTATTTTGCCTCAATCGAATAATTCAACGTTGAGTCCAGAAAAGCAAGGGCCAGTTCTTAAAATTAAAGGGCTATGGCATCCATATGCCCTTGTGGAGAGTGGAGAAACACCAGTCCCTAATGATATAATCCTTGGTCCCGATCAAGATGGCTACCATCCCCGTACTCTGCTTCTAACAGGACCAAACATGGGCGGGAAATCAACACTTCTTCGTTCCACTTGCCTAGCTGTTGTTCTTGCACAG TTGGGTTGCTATGTACCTTGTGAGACATGCACGTTCTCAGTCGTTGATACCATCTTTACGCGACTTGGTGCCACTGATCGAATCATGACGGGAGAAA GCACATTCCTTGTTGAATGCTCAGAAACAGCTTCAGTTCTCCAACATGCTACTCAGGACTCTCTTGTTATTCTTGATGAACTCGGCCGAGGAACCAGCACTTTTGATGGCTATGCCATTGCATATGCT GTGTTTCGCCAATTGATAGAAAAGGTGAACTGTAGACTTCTATTTGCTACTCACTACCACCCTCTAACAAAGGAGTTTGCCTCTCATCCTCACGTCATGCTTCAACACATGGCCTGCACATTCAACGACCATGAGCTCATTTTTCTATATCGCCTTCGCTCCGGAGCGTGCCCTGAAAGCTATGGCTTGCAAGTAGCAACCATGGCTGGAATCCCGGGTCGAGTTGTGGAAGCAGCTTCAAGAGCTAGCCAAATGATGAAGCAAACCATCAGAGAGAACTTCAAATCGAGTGAGCAACGATCGGAGTTTTCGACTCTTCATGAAGAGTGGTTAAAAACCCTAATCACAGTCTCGGAGTTTAGAGGTAATGATCTCGACGAAAATGATGCTTTCGATACATTATTTTGTTTATGGTATGAGCTTAAGAGATCATATCAGTGCTAG